One stretch of Numenius arquata chromosome 8, bNumArq3.hap1.1, whole genome shotgun sequence DNA includes these proteins:
- the TRNT1 gene encoding CCA tRNA nucleotidyltransferase 1, mitochondrial isoform X1 has protein sequence MWAEVLLLPRRAGLRLLPPLRLRHRAPGAMKLQSPQFQALFTPGLRSVAELFEKKNYELRIAGGAVRDLLSGMTPQDIDFATTATPAEMKEMFTSAGVRLINNKGEKHGTITARLHEQNFEITTLRIDVVTDGRHAEVEFTTDWEKDAERRDLTINSMFLGLDGMLYDFFNGYEDLKTKKIRFVGKASERIQEDYLRILRYFRFYGRIAEKPGDHEPTTLQAIKENAKGLAGISGERIWVELKKILLGNHVNHLVRLMYELDIAQYIGLPLDGNLEEFDRVTKNIQNLCPKPMTVLTSLFKVKDDVTNLDLRLKISKEEKNLGLFLVKHRQELTKAVGPEPLRPYQDFIMDSREANTNSKICELLKYQGEEHLLKEMQEWTVPSFPVSGHDLRKMGVSSGKEIGAALQQLREEWKKSGYHMDKEELLSCLKKL, from the exons ATGTGGGCTGAGGTGTTGCTTCTGCCCCGCAGGGCCGGCCTGCGGCTGCTCCCGCCGCTGCGGCTGCGGCACCGAGCGCCGGGCGCCATGAAGCTGCAGTCCCCCCAGTTCCAGGCCCTCTTCACGCCGGGGCTCCGCAGCGTGGCGG agTTGTTTGAGAAGAAGAACTACGAGCTGAGAATAGCCGGAGGTGCTGTGAGGGATTTGCTGAGTGGAATGACACCACAAGATATAGATTTTGCTACTACAGCTACACCGGCAGAGATGAAGGAAATGTTCACATCTGCTGGTGTTCGTCTGATCaataacaaaggagaaaaacatggaaCCATTACTGCCAGG CTCCATGAACAGAATTTTGAAATTACTACTCTTCGAATAGATGTTGTCACCGATGGACGACACGCAGAGGTGGAATTTACCACTGACTGGGAAaaggatgctgaaaggagggatcTGACTATCAATTCCATGTTTTTAG gttTGGATGGGATgctgtatgatttttttaatggatatGAAGACttgaaaaccaagaaaattaGATTTGTAGGAAAGGCAAGTGAGAGAATACAAGAAGATTATTTACGAATCCTAAGATATTTCAG GTTTTATGGAAGAATCGCAGAAAAACCTGGTGATCATGAACCTACGACACTGCAAGCAATTAAAGAAAATGCCAAAGGTTTGGCTGGAATATCAGGAGAAAGGATTTGGgtggaactgaaaaaaattcttcttggAAACCATGTAAATCATTTGGTTCGACTTATGTATGAGCTGGATATTGCCCAATACATAG GATTACCACTTGATGGAAATTTAGAGGAATTTGACAGAGTcactaaaaatattcaaaatctaTGTCCGAAACCGATGACTGTTCTGACATCGCTGTTCAAGGTGAAGGATGATGTCACAAACCTTGATCTGAggctgaaaatctccaaagaggaaaaaaaccttggcCTTTTTTTAGTGAAGCACCGACAAGAGTTAACCAAAGCTGTGGGTCCAGAACCACTTAGGCCATATCAGGACTTCATAATGGAT TCTAGGGAAGCTAATACAAACTCCAAGATCTGCGAGCTTCTAAAATACCAAGGAGAAgaacatcttttaaaagaaatgcaggaatGGACTGTTCCTTCTTTTCCCGTGAGTGGCCATGATTTAAGAAAAATGGGTGTGTCGTCTGGCAAAGAAATCGGAGCAGCATTACAGCAGCTACGGGAGGAATGGAAGAAGAGTGGGTACCACATGGACAAAGAAGAACTGTTAAGTTGCCTGAAAAAGTTGTAG
- the TRNT1 gene encoding CCA tRNA nucleotidyltransferase 1, mitochondrial isoform X2 yields MKLQSPQFQALFTPGLRSVAELFEKKNYELRIAGGAVRDLLSGMTPQDIDFATTATPAEMKEMFTSAGVRLINNKGEKHGTITARLHEQNFEITTLRIDVVTDGRHAEVEFTTDWEKDAERRDLTINSMFLGLDGMLYDFFNGYEDLKTKKIRFVGKASERIQEDYLRILRYFRFYGRIAEKPGDHEPTTLQAIKENAKGLAGISGERIWVELKKILLGNHVNHLVRLMYELDIAQYIGLPLDGNLEEFDRVTKNIQNLCPKPMTVLTSLFKVKDDVTNLDLRLKISKEEKNLGLFLVKHRQELTKAVGPEPLRPYQDFIMDSREANTNSKICELLKYQGEEHLLKEMQEWTVPSFPVSGHDLRKMGVSSGKEIGAALQQLREEWKKSGYHMDKEELLSCLKKL; encoded by the exons ATGAAGCTGCAGTCCCCCCAGTTCCAGGCCCTCTTCACGCCGGGGCTCCGCAGCGTGGCGG agTTGTTTGAGAAGAAGAACTACGAGCTGAGAATAGCCGGAGGTGCTGTGAGGGATTTGCTGAGTGGAATGACACCACAAGATATAGATTTTGCTACTACAGCTACACCGGCAGAGATGAAGGAAATGTTCACATCTGCTGGTGTTCGTCTGATCaataacaaaggagaaaaacatggaaCCATTACTGCCAGG CTCCATGAACAGAATTTTGAAATTACTACTCTTCGAATAGATGTTGTCACCGATGGACGACACGCAGAGGTGGAATTTACCACTGACTGGGAAaaggatgctgaaaggagggatcTGACTATCAATTCCATGTTTTTAG gttTGGATGGGATgctgtatgatttttttaatggatatGAAGACttgaaaaccaagaaaattaGATTTGTAGGAAAGGCAAGTGAGAGAATACAAGAAGATTATTTACGAATCCTAAGATATTTCAG GTTTTATGGAAGAATCGCAGAAAAACCTGGTGATCATGAACCTACGACACTGCAAGCAATTAAAGAAAATGCCAAAGGTTTGGCTGGAATATCAGGAGAAAGGATTTGGgtggaactgaaaaaaattcttcttggAAACCATGTAAATCATTTGGTTCGACTTATGTATGAGCTGGATATTGCCCAATACATAG GATTACCACTTGATGGAAATTTAGAGGAATTTGACAGAGTcactaaaaatattcaaaatctaTGTCCGAAACCGATGACTGTTCTGACATCGCTGTTCAAGGTGAAGGATGATGTCACAAACCTTGATCTGAggctgaaaatctccaaagaggaaaaaaaccttggcCTTTTTTTAGTGAAGCACCGACAAGAGTTAACCAAAGCTGTGGGTCCAGAACCACTTAGGCCATATCAGGACTTCATAATGGAT TCTAGGGAAGCTAATACAAACTCCAAGATCTGCGAGCTTCTAAAATACCAAGGAGAAgaacatcttttaaaagaaatgcaggaatGGACTGTTCCTTCTTTTCCCGTGAGTGGCCATGATTTAAGAAAAATGGGTGTGTCGTCTGGCAAAGAAATCGGAGCAGCATTACAGCAGCTACGGGAGGAATGGAAGAAGAGTGGGTACCACATGGACAAAGAAGAACTGTTAAGTTGCCTGAAAAAGTTGTAG
- the IL5RA gene encoding interleukin-5 receptor subunit alpha, translated as MASVMRVLLILLWRTNLVEANVPQAAEVQVFPPLNFTLTVSALAQVLLHWKPNPNQEEKNYTVRYDVKILSPVPEEYDTKKTHSICTAALHNGFSAHIRTLLLHNDLQMRSDWVKEKIPPLPGAPETSVTNLSCVTHITISSTVSLHCTWLPGQGAPEDTEYFLFYRYETYTEECQDYTKDKWNRNTECRFLVTHIDPEEVDKLIVIHINGSSKYATIKPLQQLFNQNAIEKVNVPRNVTVFLEQNDLVATWEKPISPFPKECFEYEFYLCNLKSGNKQILKISSNDFRLRIDVTSRYSIQIRANHHTCLTRGFWSDWSEIIYVGQNKLENPAAWILAVLCASACCSFLLVAIICRINHVWSKLFPPIPKPSNKFRDVFPNDYERARTCTTETETEFISFTEDLYCIALNDSVF; from the exons ATGGCCAGCGTGATGAGAGTTCTTCTGATCCTTCTTTGGAGAACAAACTTGGTTGAGGCGAATGTACCTCAAGCTGCAGAAG TTCAGGTTTTCCCACCTCTTAACTTCACCCTTACAGTCTCTGCGTTAGCACAAGTGCTTTTACACTGGAAGCCAAACCCTAATCAAGAAGAAAAGAACTACACTGTTAGATATGATGTGAAAATCCTAAGCCCTGTGCCCGAAGAG tatgATACAAAGAAGACTCACAGTATCTGCACAGCTGCACTTCACAACGGTTTCTCTGCACACATTCGGACGTTACTTCTCCATAACGACCTTCAGATGAGAAGTGACTGGGTGAAGGAAAAAATCCCGCCTTTGCCAG GTGCCCCAGAGACATCTGTCACTAATTTGTCCTGTGTTACTCACATCACCATTTCTAGTACCGTTTCTCTCCACTGCACGTGGCTTCCTGGCCAAGGGGCACCAGAAGATACCGAGTACTTTCTATTTTACAG GTATGAGACATACACTGAAGAATGTCAAGATTATACGAAAGACAAGTGGAACAGGAATACCGAGTGCAGATTTCTAGTGACTCATATTGATCCTGAAGAGGTTGACAAGCTCATTGTAATACACATTAATGGGTCTAGCAAGTATGCTACAATCAAGCCTCTTCAGCAGTTATTTAACCAAAATGCCATTG AGAAAGTCAATGTTCCCAGAAATGTCACTGTGTTCTTGGAGCAAAATGATCTCGTGGCCACGTGGGAGAAGCCAATTTCTCCTTTTCCTAAAGAATGTTTTGAATATGAATTTTACCTCTGCAACTTGAAGTCAGGTAACAAGCAG ATACTGAAAATATCCTCAAATGACTTCAGATTACGGATTGATGTTACCAGCAGGTATTCCATACAAATAAGAGCTAATCATCACACATGCCTTACGAGAGGATTTTGGAGTGACTGGAGTGAAATTATTTATGTTG GGCAAAACAAACTGGAGAATCCTGCAGCCTGGATTCTTGCTGTGCTTTGTGCGTCCGCGTGCTGCTCGTTCCTGCTTGTTGCTATAATATGCAGAAT AAACCACGTATGGAGTAAACTGTTTCCACCAATTCCAAAGCCCAGCAACAAATTCAGAGATGTCTTCCCAAATGACTACGag AGAGCACGTACCTGCACCACCGAGACGGAGACCGAGTTCATCAGCTTCACAGAGGATCTCTACTGCATTGCCCTCAACGACTCTGTCTTCTGA